The Malassezia vespertilionis chromosome 2, complete sequence genomic sequence CGGGCTTTCAGCCGTACTACCGCAAGCTATGCCGCTATGTAGACTCGACGGATATGGCCAGAATCGCGCACGCCATTTCCGTCCAGTTTGGGCGCACCGTACAAGACTACCGCATAAAACCAGACCAAAGTCTCTGGCGCTTTTTTTCCCAAAGCGACACGAATCCCGCCCAAGGACGAGAGGCAAATCTGCCTCCACCGCGGATCGTCTACCTCGTCTGTGCATGGCTGCTGGTCCATATATCTGAGACGTTTATGCAAGGTACACTGGAGCCGCCCACAGGCGAGCCCTTGGTGGTGAATTTGTTTACGCTCTCTTCATACCTGCTCACCTATGCGTCGAATTCGGGGCGTGCAAGTGCGTACGCCAATACGGCCCTCCAAGTGattgtcgcgctgctcggaTCGACCGACATATCGGAGAAAAGGACGGTCCGCGATCGGCTCCTGCTCGACGAAGTGCAGCGCTCCGAGTATCATATTGAGCGCGGGCGCAAGTGCCAAAGCATTCTTGTGgaccgcgtcgagctgtGCCGGCAGCGTGCGAACCCACTTCCTCTGCCGCCCACAGAGGGCGACAAGCGACCGCGCCGATCAGTTGTGCTGGTACTAGACAATGCGTGCATTTTTCTTAAATACAACAAGAGCAAGAAACTGGACGGACCAGACCACATTACTGCTTTCACGGCTATTCAACGCGTTGTGATcctttgcgcacaggcCGATGTGCTTTTGGAGTACGATTGGCGGGAGCTTTGGCAAGCTCTGCTGAGCACTGCAGCCTTCCTCACGCTCCGGTTCAACGAGCTCGGTATCCGTGAAGAAGTCGCGCGTGTCGGACAGAGTCTGCTTGATACGCTTGCAGTTTTGCTTGTGTATTCGGAAAAGTATTTGCAGAAGACCGCCGAAGTGCACTCGCTTCTCTACGAACTTGCGCGCAATTCCGACGTGCTTCATCGGCTTGCACTCTCAGTCCAGGCTGCTACAAAGAAAGGGAGTATACCACGCAACGCACTTGCTGCATGTTCCTGGCCATGGTTGCAAGAAGTGCTGCACACGGTGGATGCAAAAATTGAGGCATGGCGCGAAACGCCGCCGTCGGCCTCCTATTTGTTCTCGCGCTCCGCTgcgaagcgcgtcgcgagccCTGCAGTCATACTGCAAATCATTCAGTCGCTGGACTTGTCGACTCTCTTGCATCCCGAGGCACctgcgtgtgcagcggtCTTATCCGCCTCAAAACGCTCCACCGGCCGCCGCGACGACAAAAGGATGGGCGCCCCGAGCCCAAGTGCAGTATTATTGCGCTTTTTACAGCAGGACTTGCTTTCCATGCTCATATAATCAATGTCATTCATTCTATTACTAGTAGATCTAGACAGCCCCGCCTTGGTCCGTCTCGACTGGCGTGGAGAGGTCAAAGTCTGCAAAATTGGTATCTGCGGGGAAATCAAGCGCGGAGAGCCCGCTAAAGTCGAGAGTCGAACCCATTGGATCCACACCATCCATAGATTGTGTGTCCTTGTAAAGGATATCAGAGAGATCTGCGGCGTCTTTGGATTCGCCCTGCAAGTTGTCCATACCGAGCCACGACAGGTCGGAGACATTGTCCGAAATGAGCTGGTCAATTTTTGAGCCCAAATCAGCGCTTGTGCCTGTACTGTCTGTGGGTTTCGACAATGCTGGTGCAGCAGGAGATGCACCCTCGCCTTGGTGAAAACTGTTGACCAGCATCGAGACAATATCGTCGTTGGGCGCCTccattttgcgccgcttggtcGGCTGACCGCTGTGCGCCTTGTCtcgtgcgcgccgaccaCCTTGTGGTTCGGAAGATTCATCGTCGCTATCAATGACAATCGCATTGgacgcatcgccgctgGGCTTTGGCACGTTTGGAtccggcgcttgcggtgcGTCGGCAGTATTTTCCGTTTCTGCGCTCCAATCGAGCGGCATGGACGAGATTACATTGTACAATTCAGGGTCCAACTTTTCAAGGGAGCCTGGTGGAGCTTCTTCGGCCAGTTCGCTAGAAGGAACGATGCCCGTCTCCTTCTTTCGCTCCAGCGCGTATTCCAAGCGCGCTTCCGCACATAGCAAGtggtcgcgcagcgcagtcGTCCTATTCACATAGtttttgcacgcgcatgAAAGCGCATGCAAAGTGGGTAccagctcgcgcgtgccccggccgtgccgcacaagttgcgcacggcgtTGCAAAAGCCATCCAGTTTGTCGCAGTACCTCCAGAAACCCTTCATGGATTCCATCAACCTGCAAATTCGCTAAATTCGCATCGACCTCGAGTCCtggtgcgcgcgcccatTGTGTCTTGTCGTTTTTCAGCCCATCTTTGCTTGGAGTATGCTGCAATTTGGATGGTGCCATAGAGGTAGCAcaggacggcgcgcctgtgcgcaagcaatatcacgtgataatTTTTTAAaatggcgtgcagcgcttcttTCCTTCATTGTTTAACTAGCAGGATGCCATCCTCATGAGTGTGCGCCGACACATGGCTGCATAACTCAACATTGGTGTCCGAGATCGAAGAAGTCCACTCTTTGGCATAATTACCTGCATTGAAAAGTGCCTCGGTGGTAGTTTCTGTCACCTGGTGGGCCGACATTTGCGTATGGATATAGTCATAGTGGCGTATAGCGTGTGCAAAGCATTGCGCATAGAATAGTCATTTTCTGCGCCAAATGCAGCCTGTTTGTGTTGTATATATTTTCCCCAGAAAATTATTTGTCGCAGCAGGTGCCTAGCAACAAAAAAAAAGAGCACCTCCATTTTTTTTGTCTCATCGATCGTGCCACCATGGTTTTTTCATTTGGCAACGAGACACGTATTCTCATCTTGTTGGTGATCGATGTGGTATTCTGCGTGCTGGAGCTAGTCAGTGGTACGTATCATAGAAAAGCACAACGTGCTAACAAAAGGCTATGCGGTCGGTTCTCTGGCATTAGTCGCTGACAGCTTCCACATGCTGAACGACATCATGTCCTTGATTGTTGCGCTATATGCGGTCAGGGTATGTACAAAACCTTTTACTCATTCTTCAGCTTGTCAACAGAGCTGTAAAGCACCCCCTATATTCGTACGGCTGGCAACGCGCAGAGATCCTCGGTGCTCTGTTCAACGGTGTCTTTTTGCTTGCGCTCTGCTTTAGCATCTTTATGACTGCACTTGAGCGTATGATCAACTTGCCAGACGTCTCAAACCCTCGTCTTATTGTTATTGTCGGATCGTGTGGTCTTGCGTCCAACATCTTTGGACTGATGCTCTTCCAAGGCCACGCTCACGCTCACGGCGGTCATAGTCACGACCACAGTCATGCACATGCACATGCACATGGCCATGAACACGACCACGACCACGACATTGAGCATGatgctgcggcacgcaaTGATTTGCAAATTGCCCAGCAAGAGGCTATCGAAAAcagcgtgcgcgacatTGTGGGCCatcctgcacgcgcgcgtgcattcgTTATGGACAAGGCCGAATCGCTTCGTAATGCTTCGCGCGAAGAGACAGAGCCTCTTCTTCGTAATCGTGGCGACGAGTACGGATCCACTGGCGACGATGCACACGAAGGACAATACCGCGGCCACGACCACAGTCCCAGCCAAGGCACCGTTCAAGAAACCGAGGAGGCCGTCCGCCTTCACCGCCTTTCTGTGGGCTCGTCTGGCCACTTGCATGAAAACATGAACATGACTGGCGTGTTTTTGCACGTTTTGGGCGATGCGATCGGCAACGTTGGTGTGATTGCCACGGGCTTGTTTATCTGGCACACGGACTACTGGTGGCGATTTTACATGGACCCGATCATCTCAATCATTATTGCGTGTATCATTGCACACCAAGCGCTTCCGCTGGTTAAATCCGCATCGTTTATTCTGCTTCAAGGCGTGCCGTCGTCTGTGTCTTTGGAGGGCGTGCGGGACTCTGTGCTCAAGGTAGACGGCGTGCTGAGTTTGCATGATCTACACGTCTGGCAGCTAAACGAAAACAAGATTGTGGCTAGTCTGCATGTGATGGTGGATTGCTCGAACGAACAAACTCCGCGGTACATGGAGATTGCAGGCCATATTCGTAATGTGCTTCACCTTTGGGGTATTCATTCCTCCACGATCCAGCCCGAGTTTGTCGCTGGTGGACTGAAAGAGGCTGCTCGACTCAGTGGTTTGTTTGTACAGGAGCAGCGTGATGAACATGGACGACTTTTGACGCCCGAAGGCAACTTAGTAGAGTCGGAGCTGCCAAAGCAGGACCCTGCATGCTTGCTTGCATGCAACGAAAACGAATGCCAAGGAGCCAAGTGCTGCTCGATTTCTCCTCCTGGCAATCAAGACAGTCACATGATGACGTCGGAAAGTCTCAAGAAGGCTACCGATGCAAAGCCCGTTGATACAAAGCCTGTTGATACAAAGCCTGCCGATACAAAGCCTGTTGATGCAAAGCCTGTTGATGCAAAGCCTGTTGATGCAAAGCCTGCCGACACAACGCCTGCCGAAACCGACACTAAGTCCTCGGGAGGCAAACCTTCTCACGCCCCCAGTAAAAAGAATCAGAAAAAGAAAGGCAAGAAAGGCAAATAATCACGCTTAAGATGATAGTCTACCTAGGATTAATACTTTATGTGATTTCAAATTTAATCGTATAGTCATTGCGTCGTCATAGGCTGGGTTGCCCAGCGGTAAAATTCGGTCGGCACAAGACCACACCGCCCCTGCCGACGTCCATCTAATTCGAGTTCTTGCGGTGAGACAAGTCGCAATGTCAACTGCGAGAACGGCGGCTGAAAGCTCACGCGGAAAACGGGGTATTCAAGCTCGGCATCTCTAGGGCACGGCAGTGGTAAATGACCCAAAAACGAGCCGGCTGTGCGATGTACATGCCATGGATACGCGCCGTGTGTCTCTTCCATCGCACGCAAATTGTGCACCGCACGGAAGCACCAGCGTTCCATCTCCGCGCCGATCtccgtgcgcaaaaagttGAGAATGTGCGCCCCAAACGCCAAGTTGTGATTCGCATCCCAACGCCCTTTCTTATCGCGGACAATGCGTGGCAAGTCCGCGGTGCGGTAGTGTTTCGCGTCAAGCAACTGTCCGTGCTCGTCACGAAACCCAATCACGATTGTTTTCACGCCCAGCAGGAAAGACTGCATGTacatgcgcagcatcttGACATGCAGTCTAAACTCGTCCTCctcgttgcgcagctgcataTTGGTCTTGAGTTCGACGACCGTTTCATCGGCACCAGATGAACTCTCTTCTACACAGTCGACTTCGCCGCCAATCATCACGCGATTGTCCCCAAGCCGAGACTT encodes the following:
- a CDS encoding uncharacterized protein (COG:S; EggNog:ENOG503NXRH) — encoded protein: MLSLPVERSVVSELLGKLSDAELFDERHAHARENITALFRECLRIWQEEGGSHQLHALDMLFAIAYAVLPRTFANYTLDVITILAGRMSDADEVFCALVTAIDDTLRQATDATNAKLQRGAIRLALMLVAFTGHTSLSTYYLHRDIFTSAMHIVHTNTSVDVISEASLLLSLLCTTGQTHGITSAAGLGQDPVSSAVISNAGFQPYYRKLCRYVDSTDMARIAHAISVQFGRTVQDYRIKPDQSLWRFFSQSDTNPAQGREANLPPPRIVYLVCAWLLVHISETFMQGTLEPPTGEPLVVNLFTLSSYLLTYASNSGRASAYANTALQVIVALLGSTDISEKRTVRDRLLLDEVQRSEYHIERGRKCQSILVDRVELCRQRANPLPLPPTEGDKRPRRSVVLVLDNACIFLKYNKSKKLDGPDHITAFTAIQRVVILCAQADVLLEYDWRELWQALLSTAAFLTLRFNELGIREEVARVGQSLLDTLAVLLVYSEKYLQKTAEVHSLLYELARNSDVLHRLALSVQAATKKGSIPRNALAACSWPWLQEVLHTVDAKIEAWRETPPSASYLFSRSAAKRVASPAVILQIIQSLDLSTLLHPEAPACAAVLSASKRSTGRRDDKRMGAPSPSAVLLRFLQQDLLSMLI
- a CDS encoding uncharacterized protein (COG:P; TransMembrane:6 (i12-32o44-61i82-101o113-134i281-303o315-333i); EggNog:ENOG503NV9V) encodes the protein MVFSFGNETRILILLVIDVVFCVLELVSGYAVGSLALVADSFHMLNDIMSLIVALYAVRLVNRAVKHPLYSYGWQRAEILGALFNGVFLLALCFSIFMTALERMINLPDVSNPRLIVIVGSCGLASNIFGLMLFQGHAHAHGGHSHDHSHAHAHAHGHEHDHDHDIEHDAAARNDLQIAQQEAIENSVRDIVGHPARARAFVMDKAESLRNASREETEPLLRNRGDEYGSTGDDAHEGQYRGHDHSPSQGTVQETEEAVRLHRLSVGSSGHLHENMNMTGVFLHVLGDAIGNVGVIATGLFIWHTDYWWRFYMDPIISIIIACIIAHQALPLVKSASFILLQGVPSSVSLEGVRDSVLKVDGVLSLHDLHVWQLNENKIVASLHVMVDCSNEQTPRYMEIAGHIRNVLHLWGIHSSTIQPEFVAGGLKEAARLSGLFVQEQRDEHGRLLTPEGNLVESELPKQDPACLLACNENECQGAKCCSISPPGNQDSHMMTSESLKKATDAKPVDTKPVDTKPADTKPVDAKPVDAKPVDAKPADTTPAETDTKSSGGKPSHAPSKKNQKKKGKKGK